In Chryseobacterium lactis, a single genomic region encodes these proteins:
- a CDS encoding lysine N(6)-hydroxylase/L-ornithine N(5)-oxygenase family protein: protein MENNKVYDIIGIGIGPFNLGLAALLEPVDEISALFLDQAEGFDWHPGLMLDNATLQVPFMADLVTMADPKSKFSFLNFLKETDRLYKFYIREDFFILRKEYNLYCQWAANQLKSCLFGKKVENISFDESQEVFTIDVLDLKNNDVTQYITKKMVLGTGTQPSLPAFMEGKDFPNVIHTSEYLNHKADIKNAGSVSIIGSGQSAAEIFQDLLPETEDGMFMSWFTRPDRFFPMEYSKLTLELTSPEYVDHFYNMPPSQRKAVLAKQPPLYKGINFDLINDIFDTLYGMSVGNTPLNVALKPSCQLDSVLPEGNSYALNFTHVQDNATFTHVSDYIILATGYKYKEPKFLKGIENLIERNEDGLFDVSRHYTVDRAESIFVQNVELHTHGFVTPDLGMGAYRNALIINAVAGKEIYKVEKRIAFQEFNTQKTWTAKHSS from the coding sequence TTGGAAAACAATAAAGTATACGATATTATCGGGATCGGAATCGGCCCTTTTAACTTAGGACTGGCGGCACTTCTTGAGCCGGTAGACGAGATCTCTGCCCTATTTCTTGATCAGGCGGAAGGATTCGACTGGCATCCGGGGCTGATGCTGGATAATGCGACGTTACAGGTTCCTTTTATGGCAGATCTGGTAACGATGGCAGATCCAAAAAGTAAATTCAGTTTCCTTAACTTTTTAAAGGAAACTGACAGACTGTATAAATTCTATATCAGAGAGGATTTCTTTATTTTAAGAAAAGAATACAATCTATATTGTCAATGGGCAGCCAATCAGCTTAAAAGCTGCCTGTTTGGTAAAAAAGTGGAGAATATTAGTTTTGATGAAAGTCAGGAGGTATTTACCATTGATGTTTTAGATCTTAAAAATAATGATGTTACTCAATATATAACTAAAAAGATGGTATTGGGGACAGGTACACAGCCTAGTCTTCCAGCTTTTATGGAAGGCAAAGACTTTCCAAATGTCATTCATACTTCAGAATATCTGAATCATAAGGCAGATATCAAGAATGCAGGTTCTGTCTCTATTATCGGATCAGGGCAAAGTGCCGCAGAGATATTCCAGGATCTGCTTCCGGAAACTGAAGACGGAATGTTTATGAGCTGGTTTACAAGACCAGATCGTTTTTTCCCGATGGAATATTCAAAATTAACGTTAGAACTGACATCTCCAGAGTATGTAGATCATTTTTACAATATGCCGCCTTCACAACGTAAGGCAGTTCTTGCCAAGCAGCCACCGCTTTATAAGGGAATTAATTTTGATCTGATCAATGATATTTTTGACACTTTATACGGAATGAGCGTAGGAAACACGCCTCTTAATGTAGCTTTAAAACCAAGCTGCCAATTGGATAGTGTTTTACCTGAAGGTAATTCTTACGCCTTGAATTTTACTCATGTACAAGACAATGCAACCTTTACCCATGTTTCAGATTATATTATCCTGGCAACGGGCTATAAATACAAAGAGCCTAAGTTCCTGAAGGGTATTGAAAATCTTATTGAAAGAAATGAAGACGGATTATTTGACGTAAGCCGCCATTATACTGTAGATCGTGCAGAAAGTATTTTTGTTCAGAATGTGGAATTGCATACTCACGGTTTTGTAACTCCTGATTTAGGAATGGGAGCTTACCGAAATGCTTTAATCATTAATGCTGTTGCCGGAAAAGAGATTTATAAAGTAGAAAAAAGAATCGCTTTCCAGGAGTTTAATACCCAAAAGACATGGACCGCAAAACATTCATCCTAG
- a CDS encoding pyridoxal phosphate-dependent decarboxylase family protein, translating to MNTVITEQIASEKDSLFPNLENLFCDINIHEYQNAMHKAQQSVIAFLEETHQPFSGVSPKELRKQFEYIDLNAPPISYDELFDEVNDLYTQHAVAFHHPKYVAHLNCPVVIPAVVAEAMISSINSSLDTWDQSAGGTLMEQKLIEWTCREIGFDQSSDGIFTSGGSQSNLMGMLLARDHFSIKFLNHNIKKDGLPKEAHRFRIFVSEAAHFSIQKSASMLGLGEQAVIKIKTDRSFRMNSVLLEDAVRKEIEAGNIPIAVVATAGTTDFGNIDPLINISGIAKKYNLWFHVDAAYGCALLLTEKHRHLINGIEEADSVTVDYHKAFFQPVSSSGFLVKDKNYFRLITHYADYLNPKDHDEDEIPNQVNKSIQTTRRFDALKLWFTLRIIGKKGLGSYIDRIIMTAREAVEALENDPHFELLNSSDISALVFRYSADPFKTFDLNRINTFIKSQLYKQGHALTAGTKVNGQFYLKFTILNPLTTIEDITSILNTIKKYGNEYIKVN from the coding sequence ATGAACACAGTCATTACCGAGCAGATTGCATCGGAAAAGGATAGTCTTTTCCCAAATCTGGAGAACTTATTCTGTGATATCAACATTCACGAATATCAAAATGCAATGCATAAAGCACAGCAGAGTGTTATCGCTTTTTTAGAGGAAACTCATCAGCCTTTCAGCGGAGTTTCTCCAAAAGAATTGAGGAAACAGTTTGAATATATAGATCTTAACGCTCCTCCCATAAGCTATGACGAGCTTTTTGATGAAGTGAATGATCTGTATACACAACATGCGGTTGCTTTTCATCATCCTAAATATGTAGCCCACCTCAATTGTCCGGTAGTTATTCCGGCGGTTGTGGCCGAAGCTATGATCAGTTCAATTAATTCTTCTCTTGATACCTGGGATCAGAGTGCCGGAGGAACTTTAATGGAACAGAAGCTTATTGAATGGACATGCAGGGAAATAGGATTTGATCAGTCATCAGACGGAATATTTACCAGCGGAGGCTCTCAAAGCAATCTGATGGGGATGCTTCTGGCAAGGGATCATTTTTCCATTAAATTTCTGAATCACAACATCAAAAAAGATGGATTACCTAAAGAAGCTCATCGTTTCAGGATTTTCGTTTCTGAAGCAGCGCACTTTAGCATTCAGAAAAGCGCATCTATGCTGGGGCTTGGCGAACAAGCTGTTATTAAAATCAAAACGGATCGTTCTTTCCGGATGAACAGTGTATTACTGGAAGACGCGGTAAGAAAGGAGATTGAAGCAGGAAATATTCCTATTGCAGTTGTAGCCACAGCAGGAACTACTGATTTCGGAAACATTGATCCATTGATCAACATTTCAGGAATTGCCAAAAAATATAACCTCTGGTTTCATGTTGATGCAGCGTATGGCTGTGCTCTGCTTTTAACAGAAAAACATCGTCATTTGATCAATGGAATCGAAGAAGCCGATTCTGTAACCGTAGATTACCACAAAGCTTTTTTCCAGCCGGTAAGCAGCAGTGGTTTTTTGGTAAAGGATAAAAATTATTTCAGATTGATCACTCATTATGCAGATTATTTAAATCCTAAAGATCACGATGAAGACGAAATCCCTAATCAGGTTAATAAATCCATACAAACCACAAGACGTTTTGATGCGTTAAAACTTTGGTTTACGCTCCGGATTATTGGTAAAAAAGGACTGGGAAGCTATATTGACAGAATTATTATGACGGCCCGTGAAGCAGTGGAAGCTCTGGAAAATGATCCGCATTTTGAATTATTAAATTCCTCGGATATTTCAGCACTGGTATTCAGATACTCTGCAGATCCTTTTAAAACATTTGACCTGAACAGAATCAATACATTTATCAAATCACAACTCTATAAACAAGGCCATGCCCTGACCGCCGGAACCAAAGTAAACGGACAATTCTATCTGAAATTCACCATCCTGAATCCATTAACAACAATTGAAGACATCACATCTATACTTAACACCATTAAAAAATACGGAAATGAATACATTAAAGTCAACTAA
- a CDS encoding TonB-dependent receptor yields MKRQYALSVIILAAFTAHTSAQNKQDSVTTKDINEVVLVSSRSPKQISDIPGTVWIIGEKELQTQIKGGAGLKEVLGNMIPGFDFGNQGRTNYAQNMRGRNVLVMLNGVSLNSTRAASRQFDAIDPFNIERIEVLSGASAIYGGDSTGGIINIITKKPTSDKLAFETSVGLKTGFHKDDLDKRIAQSIAGGNDKVKFRLGAAFTQNEGAFDANGNQIITDVKQADFQYNRSIDLLGGVSVKLSPDQDLSLDLQYYNSKVRNKKWLSFGPGFTGFTTKNPDLINVLGGADSDVVPRTERFMANLQYSLRNILGGHNLLLQAYGRREEVDFGASFAEIPKPPAGVILPVFLSSGRGNTDVYGAKAVLSKKWNAFNFTYGTDIDYEKFNGDQAIFNPAKSSESGGLVNKTDAFVGRYPDTNIFTLAGFIQADWNITKKLTLSGGVRQQFINVKLDDFVGFKEQVYMHFGYGNSADVVKGGKNNYDVTLLNASLLYKFTPAWQTWFNFSQGFAVPDAAKSYGFGKYELVNNRWNLLNSMNIAEQPLSGIKTDQMEIGFRHNRSSESGLYAQGSFFYALSSKTLKIDNAAFTVSLLDQKLRNYGFEGALGYRFAQGLEIGGNVLLMQSETKTVDKGWQNQSVYTTNPSKFMVFTGWNAKRFSLRLQMQNSMNYTDLADMKITGYTLFDFMGDIKLNKGTINFGVQNIFNKQYTSIWGQRSVFFYGAPQKAFAYQGRGTTFSVGYTITY; encoded by the coding sequence ATGAAACGACAATATGCCCTTTCAGTCATTATATTGGCTGCCTTTACTGCACATACATCTGCACAAAACAAGCAGGATAGTGTTACTACCAAAGATATCAACGAAGTAGTTCTGGTGTCTTCACGTTCTCCAAAACAAATAAGCGACATTCCGGGAACGGTCTGGATTATTGGTGAAAAAGAACTTCAGACACAAATAAAAGGCGGAGCCGGATTGAAAGAAGTATTGGGAAATATGATCCCAGGTTTTGATTTTGGAAATCAGGGAAGAACCAATTATGCACAAAATATGAGGGGACGAAATGTTTTGGTGATGCTCAACGGAGTTTCTCTGAACAGCACAAGAGCAGCGAGCAGACAATTTGATGCTATTGACCCTTTCAATATCGAGAGAATTGAAGTTTTATCGGGAGCTTCAGCCATCTATGGAGGCGATTCAACCGGTGGAATTATCAACATTATTACCAAAAAGCCAACTTCTGATAAATTGGCTTTTGAAACATCTGTAGGGCTTAAAACAGGATTTCACAAAGATGATCTTGATAAAAGAATTGCCCAATCTATTGCAGGTGGCAATGATAAAGTAAAATTCAGGCTTGGAGCTGCATTTACGCAGAATGAAGGTGCTTTTGACGCCAACGGAAACCAGATTATCACCGATGTAAAGCAGGCAGATTTTCAGTACAACCGTTCCATTGACCTATTAGGAGGCGTTAGCGTTAAACTTAGTCCGGATCAGGATTTGAGTTTGGATCTTCAATATTACAATTCAAAAGTTAGAAATAAGAAATGGCTTTCTTTCGGGCCTGGATTTACAGGATTTACTACCAAAAATCCTGATTTAATCAATGTATTGGGTGGTGCAGACTCAGATGTAGTTCCGCGTACAGAACGGTTCATGGCGAATTTACAATACAGCCTTCGCAATATTTTAGGAGGCCACAACTTGCTTCTTCAGGCATATGGCCGAAGAGAAGAAGTAGACTTCGGGGCATCTTTTGCCGAGATTCCAAAACCTCCGGCTGGCGTTATACTTCCGGTTTTCCTGTCTTCGGGAAGAGGAAATACAGATGTGTACGGAGCTAAAGCTGTCTTATCAAAAAAATGGAACGCTTTTAATTTTACATATGGAACAGATATTGACTACGAAAAATTTAACGGTGATCAGGCTATTTTTAATCCTGCAAAAAGCAGTGAGTCAGGTGGATTGGTAAATAAAACAGACGCTTTTGTCGGTAGATATCCGGATACAAATATCTTTACCTTAGCCGGTTTTATTCAGGCAGACTGGAATATTACCAAAAAACTTACCCTTTCGGGAGGAGTAAGACAGCAGTTTATCAACGTAAAACTCGATGATTTTGTAGGCTTTAAAGAGCAGGTATACATGCATTTCGGATATGGAAACTCTGCAGATGTAGTCAAAGGTGGAAAAAACAATTATGATGTTACCCTATTGAATGCAAGTTTGCTGTATAAGTTTACCCCTGCATGGCAGACATGGTTTAATTTTTCTCAGGGATTTGCGGTTCCTGATGCTGCAAAATCTTATGGTTTCGGGAAATACGAATTGGTCAACAACCGTTGGAATCTTTTGAACAGTATGAATATTGCGGAACAGCCGTTAAGTGGAATTAAGACCGATCAGATGGAAATTGGTTTCAGACACAACAGAAGTTCAGAATCCGGTTTGTATGCTCAGGGATCTTTTTTCTATGCATTATCAAGCAAAACCTTGAAAATAGACAATGCTGCTTTTACGGTTTCATTACTTGATCAAAAACTTAGAAACTATGGTTTTGAAGGAGCTTTAGGTTACCGTTTTGCACAAGGACTGGAAATCGGAGGAAATGTTTTATTAATGCAATCGGAAACTAAAACAGTAGACAAAGGCTGGCAAAATCAGTCGGTATATACCACCAACCCTTCCAAGTTTATGGTTTTCACAGGTTGGAATGCTAAAAGATTTTCTTTGAGACTGCAAATGCAAAATTCTATGAATTATACTGATCTTGCCGATATGAAAATTACAGGATATACCCTATTCGATTTTATGGGCGATATCAAACTCAATAAAGGAACAATCAACTTCGGGGTTCAGAATATTTTCAATAAGCAATATACTTCAATCTGGGGACAACGTTCTGTATTTTTCTACGGAGCTCCTCAGAAAGCATTCGCTTATCAGGGCCGCGGAACAACATTTTCTGTAGGTTACACGATTACTTATTAA
- a CDS encoding alpha/beta hydrolase, which produces MKKLISFILILTAFAQGSAQKIIHQEIFSPKMNKKIKTIIITPNVQPNTTYPSVYILHGFSGNPERIIKQDIPDLVKKAQEYKTIYVLPDGNYSSWYADSPMVKDSQYQTFIGKELVEFIDKNYPVKAEKKFRGILGWSMGGYGATNIGVTYNKTFGIVGSSCGALDFNSFGEGYQKYMVNKVLGPLESLNPNFLTDSKIKLMSGADQQYIFDCGTDDTQMITMNRNFHKKLTEAKIQHLYTESLGGHVPEYWSRSLSEQLSLFARFFNQ; this is translated from the coding sequence ATGAAAAAGTTAATCAGCTTTATTCTGATCCTGACTGCCTTTGCTCAGGGATCAGCACAAAAAATTATTCATCAGGAAATTTTCAGTCCGAAAATGAATAAAAAGATCAAAACAATTATCATTACTCCCAATGTACAACCTAATACAACCTATCCGTCTGTATATATTCTGCATGGATTCAGTGGTAATCCGGAAAGAATTATCAAACAGGATATTCCGGATTTAGTTAAAAAGGCTCAGGAATATAAAACAATCTATGTATTGCCGGATGGAAATTACAGTTCATGGTATGCAGATAGTCCTATGGTTAAAGATTCACAATATCAGACTTTCATCGGAAAAGAACTGGTAGAGTTCATTGATAAAAACTATCCGGTGAAAGCAGAAAAAAAGTTCAGGGGTATTCTCGGATGGAGTATGGGTGGCTATGGAGCCACGAATATCGGAGTTACCTACAACAAAACTTTTGGAATTGTAGGAAGTTCATGTGGTGCTCTGGATTTCAATTCTTTTGGTGAAGGATATCAGAAGTATATGGTCAATAAAGTATTAGGACCACTGGAGTCTCTAAACCCCAATTTCCTCACCGACAGCAAAATAAAATTAATGTCCGGAGCAGACCAGCAATATATTTTTGATTGTGGTACAGATGACACCCAAATGATTACAATGAACAGAAATTTTCATAAAAAACTCACAGAAGCAAAGATTCAGCATCTATATACTGAATCTCTTGGAGGGCATGTCCCGGAATATTGGAGTCGGTCATTATCAGAACAATTATCTTTATTCGCGAGATTTTTTAATCAATAA
- a CDS encoding MATE family efflux transporter has protein sequence MDRKTFILEGDMKKVMWETSWPAVAAIVLYGINNFLDAIFVGYLINTQALAAVGMAYPLSQIVLGFGRLAGTGAGAAVSIWIGENNKEKLYRLFGSFNVLCVCFSILCTVPAYIYAHELMAMMGAKGELQTIAVEYFRVTLIGTIFWIYGLALNMLVRAEGKMKTAAIMITVGLIIDIILKPIFISVFGWGVAGAAWATNCGMLIYSLSGFYYYAKGKSSFATQWKSFSYDREIGKRIIKLGLPEMILSVMGVIQSIIIFNAIAAYGTERDISFFTILNRFFLFLLTPLFGLMRGLQPVVGINFGAGQFNRAGKFLRTYILAGVAILSPFFLVALIFPKELISLMLPGYVAEQHQILDFRLFFSVLPLLPITVLALSYYPAINQSKKASFLVFLRQIILYIPLMLILPHYFGIKSIYWGSALIELVVGVVTLFLLKNYRMKVNEVRIN, from the coding sequence ATGGACCGCAAAACATTCATCCTAGAAGGTGATATGAAAAAGGTCATGTGGGAAACCTCATGGCCTGCCGTTGCGGCGATTGTCCTCTACGGAATCAACAATTTCCTGGATGCTATATTTGTAGGATATCTTATCAATACTCAGGCTTTGGCAGCGGTGGGAATGGCTTATCCCCTGTCTCAGATTGTACTGGGATTTGGAAGACTGGCCGGAACCGGAGCTGGAGCTGCTGTGAGCATCTGGATTGGAGAAAACAATAAAGAAAAACTGTACCGGTTGTTCGGAAGTTTTAATGTCCTTTGTGTATGTTTTTCTATTCTCTGTACGGTTCCTGCCTATATTTATGCCCATGAACTTATGGCCATGATGGGAGCCAAAGGAGAATTACAAACGATTGCTGTGGAATACTTCCGTGTTACCCTGATTGGAACGATCTTCTGGATCTATGGTCTGGCATTAAATATGTTGGTCCGGGCTGAAGGAAAAATGAAAACGGCAGCCATCATGATCACCGTTGGGCTTATTATTGATATTATTCTTAAGCCTATCTTTATTTCAGTATTCGGATGGGGTGTTGCCGGTGCAGCATGGGCTACCAACTGCGGTATGTTAATTTATTCTCTATCAGGATTTTATTATTATGCTAAAGGTAAAAGTTCCTTTGCCACCCAATGGAAATCCTTTTCATATGATCGGGAGATTGGAAAAAGAATTATAAAATTAGGTCTTCCTGAGATGATTTTGTCTGTAATGGGTGTGATCCAGAGTATCATTATTTTTAATGCTATAGCAGCTTATGGAACAGAAAGAGATATTTCGTTTTTTACGATATTGAACAGGTTTTTCCTTTTTCTGCTGACTCCTTTATTCGGATTGATGAGAGGTCTTCAGCCGGTAGTAGGAATTAATTTTGGAGCCGGACAGTTTAACAGAGCCGGAAAATTCCTCAGAACTTATATTCTTGCAGGTGTAGCTATTCTCTCACCATTTTTTCTGGTGGCCTTGATTTTCCCGAAAGAGCTGATTAGCCTCATGCTTCCCGGCTATGTTGCAGAGCAACATCAGATTCTGGATTTCAGACTGTTTTTCTCTGTGCTTCCTTTACTTCCGATTACGGTGCTGGCTCTTTCGTATTATCCTGCAATCAATCAGAGTAAAAAAGCCAGCTTTCTGGTCTTTCTTCGCCAGATCATTTTGTACATTCCTTTAATGCTGATCCTTCCTCATTATTTCGGAATTAAAAGTATTTATTGGGGAAGCGCTTTAATAGAATTGGTGGTTGGAGTCGTTACTTTATTTTTGCTTAAAAATTATAGGATGAAGGTAAATGAAGTTAGAATTAATTAG
- a CDS encoding GNAT family N-acetyltransferase, giving the protein MNTLKSTNIPEYAEKVNYTALINCYMKEFKNWSRYLGIPKYDEGIAAYLQETPTNLHIRIDFSSIGCDVYVPVHYFSESGRHLFDFPVLMRVLATDEVSELDVYGFMTLTAEYAKGIYPGIEASTVMDRLNNSIENLTEYLYHSVHVKKPINDLEMSFIEAEQSLILGHILHPVPKSKQGFNGEDLLKYSPETSGRFQLFYFLVNPENMIEKNADGELVSKELGEKIYPLLNPEHKKLWDQHPEYHILPMHPWEADYLLSQENVQIMQEQGILFALGHYGDFFTPTSSVRTVYNEDSKWMYKFSLHVKITNSERINLYPELHRGHDISNLLKTDWGKNLQRDFPEIDFMVDPAFMAVTFEGKIINGFNISIRRNPFQSENKNKNVTLLAALCQDGILGKPSRLQNIITSTAEKLGQSSEKIALEWFKQYLHLCVRPIVRILNTYGLACEFHQQNVMIELDKKGFPAKIYFRDNQGFFFREGRKELVSQALPGIADESQSIIDEESLAPKYTYYLVTNNILGVVNALGCSKLVDEKKLINLVYKAFKELENEDETGLVNYIVNKRDWYTKGNLITSLQNINEADESLEYPAVFLDTSNPLTKYFYSHKLIKPETKDTVYSRHFEDENLTISIRPFDIDNDFEMIHEWFNMEHAKPYWKMDGPKRDLELWFRTILPSDEQHSFIGEINGVPQFSFEPYWPMRDVVGAYYDSLPTDYGTHFFVAETRKDKKYSFQSFQVALDYIFSLPEIGKCIGEASVEAVPTDRLITKLGYTREGVITMPHKTAYLTFCTRENYWEKCPESKLEINNA; this is encoded by the coding sequence ATGAATACATTAAAGTCAACTAATATCCCTGAATACGCAGAAAAGGTAAACTATACAGCACTTATCAACTGCTATATGAAAGAATTCAAGAACTGGAGCCGCTACCTTGGCATTCCTAAGTATGATGAGGGAATCGCAGCCTATCTTCAGGAAACACCTACCAATCTTCACATCAGAATCGATTTTTCTTCAATCGGATGTGATGTGTATGTTCCGGTACATTATTTCTCAGAAAGCGGAAGACATTTATTTGATTTTCCGGTATTGATGAGAGTTCTTGCCACTGATGAAGTTTCAGAATTGGATGTTTACGGCTTTATGACGCTGACGGCTGAGTATGCAAAAGGGATTTATCCTGGTATTGAAGCTTCCACAGTGATGGATAGATTGAACAACAGTATTGAAAACCTGACGGAATATCTGTACCACTCCGTACATGTGAAAAAGCCAATCAACGATCTCGAAATGTCATTCATTGAAGCTGAACAGTCACTTATTTTAGGACATATTCTACACCCGGTTCCTAAGTCTAAGCAAGGATTCAATGGTGAAGATTTATTGAAATATTCTCCTGAAACTTCCGGAAGATTCCAGTTGTTTTATTTTCTTGTGAACCCTGAAAATATGATTGAGAAAAATGCTGACGGTGAGTTGGTCAGTAAGGAATTAGGTGAAAAGATTTATCCTCTTTTAAATCCTGAACATAAAAAACTTTGGGATCAACACCCAGAATATCATATTTTACCAATGCATCCGTGGGAAGCAGATTATTTGCTGAGCCAGGAGAATGTACAAATCATGCAGGAACAGGGAATTCTTTTTGCTTTAGGGCATTACGGAGACTTCTTCACTCCTACTTCATCAGTAAGAACGGTTTACAATGAAGACAGTAAGTGGATGTACAAATTCTCTTTGCATGTAAAAATCACGAATTCGGAGAGAATTAATCTGTATCCGGAACTTCACCGTGGCCATGACATCAGCAATCTGTTGAAAACGGACTGGGGAAAGAATCTTCAGAGAGATTTTCCGGAAATTGATTTCATGGTAGATCCGGCTTTTATGGCAGTTACTTTTGAAGGAAAAATCATTAATGGATTTAATATAAGCATTCGAAGAAACCCTTTCCAGAGTGAAAATAAAAACAAAAATGTAACGCTTTTGGCCGCTCTTTGCCAGGATGGGATTCTGGGAAAACCTTCAAGACTTCAGAATATTATTACCAGCACGGCTGAAAAATTGGGTCAGTCATCAGAAAAAATTGCGCTGGAATGGTTCAAACAATATCTTCACCTTTGTGTAAGACCCATCGTAAGGATCCTGAATACTTATGGACTTGCTTGTGAATTCCATCAGCAGAATGTGATGATAGAGCTTGACAAAAAGGGATTCCCGGCGAAAATTTACTTTAGAGATAATCAGGGATTCTTTTTCAGAGAAGGAAGAAAAGAATTGGTTTCCCAGGCTCTTCCGGGAATTGCAGACGAAAGCCAATCTATTATTGATGAAGAATCTTTAGCTCCAAAATATACCTATTACCTGGTAACCAATAACATTCTTGGAGTTGTTAATGCTTTAGGTTGTAGCAAATTAGTTGATGAGAAAAAGTTAATTAATCTTGTTTATAAAGCATTTAAAGAACTTGAAAATGAAGACGAGACCGGATTGGTAAATTATATTGTAAACAAAAGAGACTGGTACACAAAAGGAAACTTGATCACCAGCCTTCAGAACATCAACGAAGCCGATGAATCTCTGGAATATCCGGCTGTTTTCCTTGATACGTCCAATCCTCTTACAAAGTATTTCTACAGTCATAAGCTGATAAAACCTGAAACGAAAGACACCGTGTATTCACGTCATTTTGAGGATGAAAATCTTACCATCAGCATCAGACCCTTTGATATTGACAACGATTTCGAAATGATCCATGAGTGGTTCAATATGGAACATGCCAAGCCTTATTGGAAAATGGATGGTCCGAAAAGAGATCTTGAGCTTTGGTTCAGAACCATTCTTCCGAGTGATGAACAGCATAGCTTTATCGGCGAAATCAACGGGGTTCCGCAATTCAGTTTTGAGCCTTACTGGCCTATGAGAGATGTGGTAGGTGCCTATTATGATTCTCTTCCGACAGATTACGGAACGCACTTTTTTGTTGCTGAAACACGTAAGGATAAAAAGTATTCTTTCCAGTCTTTCCAGGTGGCATTGGATTATATTTTCTCTCTTCCTGAAATTGGAAAATGTATCGGAGAAGCCTCTGTTGAAGCGGTTCCTACTGACAGACTGATCACAAAATTAGGCTATACAAGAGAAGGAGTTATCACCATGCCTCATAAAACAGCCTATCTTACTTTCTGCACCCGTGAAAATTACTGGGAAAAGTGTCCTGAAAGCAAGCTGGAAATAAATAATGCTTAA
- a CDS encoding GNAT family N-acetyltransferase, with translation MTSFIINKTSSEDWEIIQNLGIQTFSETFAEDNSEEAMEKYLEESFNSGKVQSELNNPNSHFYIAWEEDNPVGYLKVNSGKAQTELQDDTSLEIERIYVKKSHHGKKVGQLLYNQALETARSLKKSYVWLGVWEENVRALNFYKKNGFVEFDKHIFRLGDEEQTDLMMKKVLD, from the coding sequence ATGACATCATTTATCATCAACAAAACTTCATCCGAAGATTGGGAAATTATACAAAATCTGGGAATACAGACTTTTTCTGAAACCTTTGCAGAAGATAATTCAGAAGAAGCTATGGAAAAGTATCTGGAAGAAAGTTTCAATAGTGGAAAGGTACAATCTGAGCTTAATAATCCTAATTCTCATTTTTATATTGCCTGGGAAGAAGATAATCCCGTGGGTTATCTGAAAGTGAATTCCGGTAAGGCACAGACAGAGTTACAGGATGATACCAGTCTTGAAATTGAACGAATCTATGTAAAGAAAAGCCATCATGGTAAAAAAGTAGGACAATTGTTGTACAACCAGGCACTGGAAACAGCCCGTAGCCTCAAAAAATCATATGTATGGCTGGGCGTCTGGGAAGAAAATGTAAGAGCATTGAATTTTTACAAAAAAAATGGATTCGTTGAATTTGATAAACATATTTTCAGACTTGGAGATGAGGAGCAGACGGATTTAATGATGAAGAAAGTACTGGATTAA
- a CDS encoding Crp/Fnr family transcriptional regulator, producing MNTSIFLEQINQYYPLSDETVKALLDICTEEKYNKNDLLLEAGSMARYYYFVESGLIGYYTVDEQGSSIYKIFFEENSFVASTAAVIKNEPSEFTIIALEDCSVIKYPVKAYRELLEKYHDLALFHLYYLEKNWVVKKEPLEVSLKYETAKQRYLQLLENKSLYTRLKQHQIASYLGVTPTQLSRIKKEMQD from the coding sequence ATGAATACATCGATATTTTTAGAACAAATCAATCAATATTATCCGCTATCCGATGAGACTGTTAAAGCATTATTGGATATTTGTACCGAAGAAAAATATAATAAAAACGATCTTCTTCTGGAAGCCGGAAGTATGGCCAGATATTATTATTTTGTAGAATCGGGATTAATAGGATATTACACCGTGGATGAGCAGGGAAGCTCTATTTATAAAATATTCTTTGAAGAAAATAGCTTTGTTGCCTCTACAGCCGCTGTTATTAAAAACGAACCCAGTGAATTCACGATCATTGCTTTAGAAGATTGTTCGGTTATTAAATATCCGGTGAAAGCATATCGAGAGCTGCTTGAGAAATACCATGATCTTGCACTTTTTCACCTATACTATTTAGAGAAGAACTGGGTGGTGAAAAAAGAACCACTGGAAGTTTCCCTAAAATACGAAACGGCAAAACAACGCTATTTGCAATTGTTGGAAAATAAGTCTTTGTATACAAGATTAAAACAGCATCAAATCGCTTCTTATCTGGGAGTAACTCCTACACAGCTTAGCCGTATAAAAAAGGAAATGCAGGATTAG